Genomic segment of Callithrix jacchus isolate 240 chromosome 9, calJac240_pri, whole genome shotgun sequence:
GCATCCCTTCTACACTCGGGCTGCCACCATGATAGGCGAGATTGCTGCCGCCGTGTCCTTCATCTCCAAGTTCCTCCGCACCAAGGGGCTCACGAGCGAGCGACAGCTGCAGACCTTCAGCCAGAGCCTGCAGGAGCTGCTGGCAGGTGAGCAGGGCGAGGGCGTCGGGGGGACGCGGGCTCCATATCCCTGGGTCAGAGTCCGGCCGTCGGGGCCGCTGAAGCCTCGGAAGCGCCCCGGGGCCGGTCGCGCTCGAGCCCCGCCGCGGGACCGGTGTGGTCTCGCTGGGCGCCCGCTAACGGCGGCTCCCGGCGAGGCTTTGGGGTCTGGACGGAGGGCGCCCCCTCCCCCCAGCTGGCAGAACGGAGGGGAGAAGAAAACACGCACAACAAAGAAACTTAAGCCCACTGAGGCGGGAGCTGCGGTCCGAGGGCCGTCCGCCGATTTGGGGACAAAGGAGCCGCGGGGCTGGGGTGGGTTCGACGCCCACTTCCCCCAACTCCCTCCAACCGTTGCGTGGTGGCGGCCCGGCCCCAGGATGGGAAGCCGCGCCGCTGCCCCGGAGCCAGCTTGGGAGTGACGTGCGGTCTCCCCGCGCCTCCTGTCCCCTGCCCATTAATCATCGGATTTGTCACCAGCACAATTACAGCTCTGCCCAGAGCGTGGTTTAggattgcttgtttttcttcccTTCGGGGTTAACAGTTCGGTGGCGCTTCACATCCCCAAAGCCATCAACTCCATTGTGTGCGGCTGGGATGGGGTGGAGAAAGTAAACAGGTTCCCGTCTGGCCGTAGGTGCCACTGGCTTCCCGGCTGGCGGAGCTGCGCGCCTGATTCCTGTTTTGGCGGCTCAACCGGTTGGTTCCTGGAGATTGTTTTGTCCCGTACTACTGTGTTATTTCCAAAACCCTGCCAGCCCCTTCCCTGTCCCCGCACACACACAACAACGGATGCAATCCTGGACGTTTTTAAAAGTTGATAGTTTTCATTTTCACGCCTCAAAGGAGCCTGCGGTATTAGGAAACAACAGCAGGAGCTATCTAACGATCCTAAGCATTGTTTCTCTGTTCTTCTTTCTTCTATAGAACATTATAAACATCACTGGTTCCCAGAAAAGCCATGCAAGGGATCGGGTTACCGTTGTATTCGCATCAACCATAAAATGGATCCTCTGATTGGACAGGCAGCACAGCGGATTGGACTGAGCAGTCAGGAGCTGTTCAGGCTTCTCCCAAGTGAACTCACACTCTGGGTTGACCCTTACGAAGTGTCCTACAGAATTGGAGAGGATGGctccatctgtgtgctgtatgaAGCCTCACCAGCAGGAGGTAGCACTCAAAACAACACCAACGTGCAAGTGGTAGACAGCCGAATCAGCTGTAAGGAGGAACTTCTCTTGGGCAGAACGAGCCCTTCCAAAAACTACAATATGATGACTGTATCAGGTTAAGATATAGTCTATGGATGGATCATCTTATAATGATGGATAAATTTGATTTTTGCTTTGGGTGGGCTCCTCTTGGGGATGGATTACGGAATTTAAACCATGTCACAGCTGTGAAGATCTGGCACAAGATAGAgtggtaaaaaaaatttttttaagtgacagtGCCATAGTTTGGACAGTACCTTTCAGTGATTAATTTTAATAGCCTGTGAGTCCAAGTAAATGATCACTTTATTTGCTAGGGAGGGAAGTCCTAGGGTGGTTTCAGTTTCTCCCAGACATACCTAAATTTGTACATCAATCCCATTaaagaaaatctgtatttcaaaGAATCTGTCTCTGCAGTAAATCTTGCAGAGGAATTTGCACTATTACACTTGAAAATTgttattgttaacatttttggCAGCTCAATCGGAAAGCTAAACGTTTCAAACATGATAGTACTGGAAATTTTACAAGACTTTTACCTAGcacttaaatatgtataaatgtacaTAAAGACAAACTAGTAAGCATGACCTGGGGAAATGGTCAgatcttgtattgtgtttttggCCTTGAAAGTAGCAAGTGACCAGAATCTGCCATGGCAACAGGCTTTAAAAAAGACCCTTAAAAAGACACTGTCTCAACTGTGGTGTTAGCACCAGCCAGCTCTCTGTACATTTGCTAGCTTGTAGTTTTCTAAGACTGAGTAaacttcttatttttagaaagtgGAGGTCTGGTTTGTAACTTTCCTTGTACTTAATTGGGTAAAAGTCTTTTCCACAAACCACCATCTATTTTGTGAACTTTGTTAGTCATCTTTTATTTGGTAAATTATGAACTGGTGTAAATTTGTACAGTTCATGTATATTGATTGTGGCAAAGTTGTACAGATTTCTATATTTTGGATGagaaatttttcttctctctataaTAAATTGTTTCTTATCTTGGCATTTTAATCAATCTCTTGTCATGATTATAGAGGTTCAgctaaaagtattttttcttagaagataGGTTCTGTGAACTCTGAAAATCAGTTGCACACTGGTTGTGCTGAAACAACATTTGATGAGGAATGAAGATAtgatgtgtatacatatttaggTGTTAGAGGAAACACAGGAAtcacatgtttaaaaaatttctaaagtcAAAACATGGACACATTCCAGGCTAATGATCCCATGAAGTAAGGATAAGAGACCACGGTAGCATCTACCAAAAATGTGATACTCAAAAGGATTACATTTCATGCTTCCCTGTTGGAGTGAAGATATAAATGTTCCATTCTGACCCACCTTTGAAAAACAGTTATTTTGCCCCATGGATTCCTTGTTCAATTAGGAATTTCTGGGGGCAGGTGACCCATAGTCTTAAAGAACAGGCTAAACACTACAGAGAGATTGGTTGCTTTTTGCTTTTCATCACCTGCAAGATTTACATAAAAATCACTTAAGCTGGAATTCGACAAAAGGTATGTTAATGAACTTTTATTCTGAAAAGTTGAAATGCTGACTGTCTCAATTCCTCATTTTcagacttttattttagataaattctAAGAACCTAAGTGAACATTGATAATGCTGTAGTGCAGGTTACTCCACTACCCCATATAATAGAAGGATTTGCTGGTAATTTAGTTGTAGAGGATAACATCGTTTTTCAGTGGAAAAATTGAATTTTGTTCCACACAGTTAACTTGCCATACAATGGCCTTTTGTTTGGTATGTATGTAAACATGTTCACAATGGAAATATGCAAtctaaattacttaaaataagtAATTGAAATCAGTAATCTAAGTTTGAGAAGTTATTTCTACATGCAGGATTAAATTACTCTAATTTTGTAGACAACATAGGCATAGGCTGCTGAACATGCAGGTAGTTAGAGTACAAATGTCTGTGTATATTATTGGCATACCATTCTCTAGAGTTTGAATTGGTAGACCCACGGCAAGTGGAGTACCCTTGCCAAGtgttatggttttatttttaaatctctgtgaAAAAGCTCCTTGGTATTTCCAactttaattgaaataaaaacaccGGGTAGTGTAGTTTTTAAATGGTTCTCACCCCAGTACTGACTACTGTTGTTCAACTACATTTCATCTGATAACTCCTTTGAAACTAAGTACCTAAACCTTTTTTTGTCATAAAGCCTTTTTTCAAGTTTTGAAGATCTTAACATCAGACTTTTTCAGTCTTTGAAAACGATGGAAacagttaataaaaatgtttattttagaattcAGGTGATGTCTGGCATCTGAGGAACTGTTTATAAGTTTCTCTTCAAAAGGCTTGCACACATCACTCTTGAGACCAGCTGTTTCCTGTGACTTTAACCTTACCTTCCCCAATTGAGCTGAACCTATATCTGTAGTACAGTAGCTGCATATTTCTTGTTCACTGTTTCTGGggaatgttttgaaatataaatccTCTTAAGATAGGATGACTGCTTTCAAAATTattgttgccaggcaccaggaatTAACAGTTGTGATTGGCAATAAGCTTGAGGAATGTTACTTTCTAAGTTTTaacaggtaattttaaaattatttccttttttcccacaTTTTAAGTAGTGCCAGCCTCTGTAATGTAGAAACAAGGCTTCAAGTGGATTGTATAGCAAGAGTTATCCTGGTTCTTGCAGGATAATGTGGCTGTTATCTTTGCCATCTGGAATGTGAAACCCATGTCCTTACccttattcagaatatttctataATAATAGACTGGAAAGGCCACCACAAAGTGGCTTTCTGGTAGATTGCACAAATAGGTTCCTTAAGTCACTATAACTCGCACATTGCAAGTAATTAATTTTGGTTTATGTAGGTGTTACAGATCATGAAATTGGCCTTCAGGTTAAAAGGAAGGAAGCTGTATTCCTGATGTCTAGTGTTTAATGACTACAGGTTGCCAGGCTCACTTTAATTTTGGGAGCAAATAAATCTGCTATTGGACTTTTCCTTGGATGACTGTTAACATTTCTGatactctctcttctttctctttacagAAGAGAGGTGTGATAACCAAAGTTGTATTTTGTATATTGAAGTTTAAAGATATTTCCTCTCCCCTTTTCACCCCTATTTCAGATGATGTGATAAAATGGTCTCGATAGGCTATATGGAGAACATTTGTCAATAGTTTTATCTATGCATAGCAGTCTTCAAAAAGTTTATCTTGGATTATCTAAAACTGAATAGATTTCTTATTTATCTGAGGGTGTACAGACTACAAATGTTTTAGACCCATCTCTCATTCCGTGCCACCGAACTTTTAGATATGGCTGCTATCAAAATGTAACtggtttattttcatatttgtaacATAACAGTATCACAAAATCTTTTACAGTAAGATAATTTGTACTACAAGCCGACTTAGCTGCTTGAGtccttaaataatttaatatatgggACTATAAATAGAGAAATCTGTACATCCTGAGACCTGATTTTTTTATTATCCCTATAGACctttatacattttcttctgcTGTTAAGTGTTGTATTTTTGAGATGCTCCTAAACAAGTAAACCTTAGATTGTGTTAATCCTGAAGATTGATACCATTTCCTCAACACTTTGTGGAGTGTGATCGACACCAGTTTTTTTTGACTGCAGGTTTAACTTGGCTTATCACTTTTCATATTGCTCAATATGTCCAAGATAGGAATAAAAAAAATGGAGTTCAACTTCTGTTATTTATGAGCCTTTTCATGATATTTGTCATTTTAGTGTTGAAGATGCAGTATTCTGGGAGTCATGTATGCTTAAGAGTACTGAGGCTCGGAGGTGAAATGATTTGAATCTCGAGTTGGATAAAAAGGGAAAGGACGGAGAAAAGGAAAATTGGGAAGCTCAACTGAGAGGGAATGTGAAgatttgttgataaaaattcatTTGCTGTGGCCATAGGTGTATATCGACAGGTTTGCATAGCACAGTCTCTTGGCAGAGTTTGGGAATCACTAAGGATTCTGCAGTTCACGAATTGTGGGGCAGACACTGCACtcaatttgtttctttaaacatGCAGGTCAGAGTGGTACTGCAGGTggaacttcatggaaactggtCTTGGGGAGTGTGGATGGGATGCACACGTCTCAGTATTTTCTAAAGGGAGAATATTTTTTAGGTATCTCTCGATGATTATAGTGTCTTGTACCTTTAAGTTGTGAAGGCCATTTGCGACCCCGGTGGTAGATGAATGACCAAGAGTAGGCCAGACATCTAACATTATATTAGTACCATTGTAGTTAACTGGATTTCTGTATTTGGAAAATACTACATCAGACActacttataattttaaattgtagCATTGATAGGAGATACTTCACCCATGGGTCCATTTAATGATTCTCTTGATGGTCATCTCCAAAGTTGATTTGTCattcttttagaatattttcgtATGTATTTTCATGTGTGCATGCAAAAGCATTTGGCACATTTTctaaacaaatatacatatatttgacaTACACTAAAAATTTTGTTGATAGAATGCATGATCAGAAATGTTTAGACTATTTCTTTAGATTTTCACTAAAGTAGATGAATATTTGCCTTCCCCCAAATAGTTCATAATTATGTTCTTCCTTTAATTGGTAAGTCTTAAAATGAAAAGCTATTGTAGCACTGCAAAGGGGGTTGTCTTATATAAGTTTAGCTTATCTGCCTAAGtctttgtaataataaaattaagttagCCTTTATAGCCAACAGATATCTAAATGTATTACACCAATCTATGTTCCTATATATTCAACTATATGATGCTGTGtgttgaaatttacttttttgtttctcaGAAGCTTTTTTAATGTTAGGGTCTTTATAACACTGATATGCATGGTTATAAGAGAACTGAATTATCGAAGTTGTAGATGggtgatttaattattttagtagatatggcTTAGACAGAAAGGCCCTGTATCTTTTCCCTCTTGTTCTGAGCCATCCCTAAATTTTTGAAGGAAAAGATGGCTAACACATTGGACTTTATTTGAGAAGATTCCACAAATGACCATAGCTGTAAAATTGTTAGACCTGACAATTGTACTGTAAGCAGATTTGAGTGCACTTTCTAGGAGTTGTCTTTATTTATGCCAGTTTTGTCCCCTCAAGTCAATAGACTAAATGGGGTTGTATTCCCACAAACTGTACTTGTGAGTCTTCAAGttatctttatattcttatttgaCCCTCCAACAACTGGATGAGATTGACAAGTAggtcagtattttttattttcattttatgtatagaaaactgaggcttagggagcTTAAGTAATTTGCCCTAAAGCCAGACAGCTAGTAAACAGCTAATTCACAATTTGAATTCAGGCTTTTCTGATCACAGAATCCAGGCTCTAACTATAGTTACACTGTGATGCATGATTTGTCTACCTTCTTTCACACTGTTGGAACATGCATTTTAACTTCTCTCTGTCAGTTGGCCATCTTTGGTCATTTTCAGCCTTGAAACTCTTTCACTCTCTATGTTCAAGAGGCATATAGCAGTCTACAATTAGGCTTCTTTCTTTGAGAGGCAGTTGCAATTTAGCGTAAAGAATGCTAGTCTAAGACTCAGTCTAATAAGTTGCAACCTTGACTTGTACCAACATGTGACTTTGGACCAGttgcttagcctctctgtgcccatCATTCCATGTTTAATAATGGAGACAGCTCATTTGTTGTCAAGGTAAACATGAAATATAGCTAGTGAATGTTTGGATTCTTGGAATTTGAATACTTGATGGAGGCCAACAAAATATAGCAGAttgttttcgtgtgtgtgtgtgtgtgtgtgtgtgtgtgtgtaacaattTGATCATAGTATGGTAGGAGTTTCTTGAAAGATTGCTTTAGCCTGTAGTTGCTAGAAATGTGCTTGTGTTTTTGGAATACAGTAATATAGGAAGGAAAATGAACTGCTCTTCCATTATGAAGGATGGAAATAGACAACCCAGGCCTTGTATCTTAGTTTATAGAGCCTTCCTGAGCCGCGTCCGTAAACATTGTgttttcagagctattttctcaGTAAAAAAGAGTCCTTCAGATCTTTGTCTATACTGAAGACACCTTAAGTTGAGAGATGGAGTAATGCGACCCGACATATGTAGCAATGTAGCCCTGTACAAAGCATGTTTGCTtccattatgtttttaaatcctCACAACTGCCCTTTGCTATATGAAGTTGACTTTTCCCAGGGTTTTTAGTCCTTCAAACCATTTGTATTTGGCCATGCTTTTGCAAGAGACTTACAGTGATTTTTAAACAGaactcagtggttctcaatctcTTCTTAATCTAGAGTGGTATGAGTGTTTTCTTTAACTGCAAAGAAAAGCAGCCTTTTTATAAATTGTCAGCTGGATTTGAGTTTCTTCTTGTGATGTAAACTGATGCAATGTTTGCCTGAATCAATAATAATGTAATTGATTTTCCTTTAGCCAGTCATAAATGAGTCAGTGACCATGGATTCTTTTAGTCTATACTCAAGTTGCTTTTTCTATGTGCAGCTATGGAATGAATAGCTTGCTGTTGGGCTTGTATAGCATTATGGTATACATGAGTGAAGTAGATAGCCAGCAGAGCTTTGTGCTGATTTATTTTACAATGGTATAGGAAACAAAGGACCCATTCTTAAAAGAACCTCAAGAGACTTATAGGGAAAATTAGCCTCTAACCCTTCAGAAGTCCTGCATCTTAAAGCCCCTGTGTGGTTCATGCCATTGCTTGAAGTTGTGTATAGCCTTATAAATCAGTCAATGTGCCCCTATAATGTCTAAGATTGTGATGTAAGAATAAGAGTTTGGAACCCATTAAAACAAGGGTTAGGTGGCCAAGGTTGTCAGGAATAGTTATCTCTGGAGATAGTCATTGTTACAGTTAAGGATGGAGCTCTTAGCTAATATGACTAGATACAAGCTCTTTTTTCCTAACTCTCAGcttcttgcatttttttcccaCTACCCTTTAAGTCTGTCATTTTTTAACTTTCCTGAGGTCTTTTCTGGTAGTTAAAATACAAGTGGTGTTTTGTCTTGTGTCTATCATCTGTATCTCTTACATTTGTTAAACACATACTTATCGAGTATTGAGTCCCtctatgtgccaagtactgtggTAAGCGCTAGGGTTGCAAAGATAGTCACTGTCTTTGCCCTCAATGAGCTTGGAACCCAGTGGCAGAGAGAGGGTTAACCAAGGAATGTAAAAATTGGACTGGATCTGAGACATGCTAAGGAAAAGGGAAGTGGTGAAGCAGTGTCCTGagagctatatatttttttttttgagacggagtctcactctgtcgccaggctgaagtacagtggcacgatctcagctcactgcaacctctgcctttcagcttcaagtgattattctgcctcaacctctctagtagctgagactgcaggcgggtaccaccatgcccacctcattttcctatttttagtaaagacagggttttaccatgttggccaggttggtctcaattttttgacctcgtgatccacccaccttagccccccaaagtgctgggattgcaggcgtgagccaccgggcccggctgAGAGCTATCATAGAGAGATATGACTGCTATAGAAAGGTTTCCCACAGGAAGGGACacttgagctgagatctgaagaaTGAGTAGGAGTTTAAGTggagaaaacaggcaaaagaGAGCAATATGCACAAAATCTGGCTCCAGAATGATGGTGAATGGAAGGGGTTGGACGAAGACCAGTGCAACTGGAGTGGAGAGAAATTAACGTGAGTGAGGCGAAATCGTGGGGCTTTACAGGTAGAGTGACCATATACTTTGAGAAATTTATCAACCAAACCGTGATTCTTGAGAGTAAAAAAGGGTGCTATTAATTATTAAACACAGACTATAAGCATCGGCCAGGACATATGGTCACCTTGCTGTTAACAGTATTATCCCTTTTTAAAGACTTGGCAACCAGCAGTGTGTTTACTTCCTAATGAAAGTGTCAGGGAGTTAGTCCAAAAAGGAACCAAATAGAACTCAAAGGCTGGGTTTTTCCAAACAGCTAGattgattgttttaattttttttctgatacagatATTAGTGACTCTTTCATGTTTTAATAGTTTGGCATAAAAAGATGGGTTTTAATGTGTGCTACTAGATTCAACTCACTTTCATGGTGTATGAAACAGCACGGTTCAAACAGATCTTCAATTACATCTTAAAATTATAGCACTTGTCATTTTTGCAaaggatttttatttaaatataattttttgtttttgagacagagtctcattctgttgcccaggcttgagtgcccaggctggagttcagtggtacaatctcagctcactgcaacctctgtctcccaggttcacgtgattctcctgcctcaacctcctgagtagctgagattacaggcatgcaccaccacgcccagctagtttttgtatttttagtagagatgggtttcaccatgttggtcgggctagtcttgaacttttgacctcaagccatccacctgtctcagcctcccaacgtgctgaggattacaagcatgggccactgtACCAGGCCTAAATAGGATTTAAAAAGTAGTATGATTTTAGGTTTACATTTTGAGTATAAGTACCTCGTGGACAATAATTTTCAAAGTATAGcccacttaaatttttttctttaaattgatgTAAAAATCTGTAGAGTAAAATGCAAAGAGTTCAGGGGATTTTGCACAGTCATATAATCTGCACCCTGTTCAAGAGATAGGACACTTTTGCCACCCCAGAAAATTCCCTTTTGGGACACTTAAAATTTGATTAAGGAATATGGCTGTGCAGCCAGACCTCAAATTAGAAATAAGTTGTTTTCCCTCTccttttataactttatttttgctCCCTAAACATGTGGCTGTGTGTGGTTACTTTAAACATAAACCAAATTGTCATCAGAAGAAACTGTTGCCTTTCGACTAGTTATGATTTAGTGGTTACTAATATAGTATATCCCTGCCCAATTTGCTATGGCTTTTTCATCCTTTAAAGTGAGTAGTAAAATCTGAGTCATATCCCCGTCACTGACTCATAAGCTCACTAAGGATTGCCTGTTTATTATTAGGCCTAAGCAATAGAATCTTGATCGGTCAAAAAAGATTGTGATAATGTTAGTTACATAATACCCTTCTCTCTCCTATTTTTCGTTTTAGTCTGTTTATGTCACTCTATAGTGAGTTATGAAAATAAGAAGGGGGGACAAGCGTCAAGCCAGTGTTATATAGCTGAGTCCTAGCCTTGAGTACTTCTTTTCCTCCCAAAATTCTCAACATCAGTTGCCAGAGAGCAGTTAGAATACTGACCTAAGTTACAGTGCAATTAGTTGTGAAATTGATTCAATTGAAGGGTTATATGTCACTATCTTGAAAGATTATTGAATCAGAGACAAAGACTTGTCCTAAAAACACTCTTCTTAATGAGTTTGGGATCTGCTGAGGGATAGTGATTGAAAGGGGAACTTACTCCTTTTTTCCCCTGTAGTTTTCAGGTTCTTGTTTGGAACCTGATCTGGAACCAGATCTTGAATTAACTGTTTTTTCCTGAGAGGGTACAAGTATTCTGCTTAGCAAAACCTCTGTTATCAAAGCCCTGGTGGgctgtggtggtggtttttaGGCATTTCTTTCTCAGTACAGTAATACATAGTATTTCAGTACCAGTtgggctttttgctttttttttccccctctataCTCCATTTTACAAAGAATGGCAAATCAGTGAAGATATAAGGTGGGTTCAAGCCAGATTTGGTCAGTGGAAAGGCTTGTTAATAACCCATTTTCAACTGGAAAAGCTCCTACTCTGATTATACATTCATTTCTCTAATAGGTttgttcctcattttaaaaaggaaatcttgCTCATCAAGCACAGGACGAATCAATGTGATATTTAACTCTACGCATACTGGAGACAAGTTTTCCTCCATTCCTACTTCAGTCCTCTTCCTGGCAAGCTGTCCCAGTGCTGCTAGGCAGCTTTATACCCCTTGTTCTGCtgctctgcttctgtaaaattctgtcCTGATGCTTTAGGGACTTCCTGCAGCTTTCCTGAGTGCCAGGGCTGTGCTAGGGACCTCTGCACATCTCATCACTGACTCCTCATCACAAGCCTGTAAGCATAGACATTTGTTGTTATAGTCATCTGTCATTTGAGGCTTTTATGATACAGAGATGTTATATAACTTGCCCAGGGTTACACAACTATGGGCTGATTTGGGGCTAGCAtccagatttgtcaaagatcaagcACTAGCTTCTAACCAATGCATATCACCTCCTCAAGCATTCGTttcttgttattctttttcttccaggtaGGTCTATCAGTGTTGACTAGGTTTCTTTTCTGATCCTATTGCATTGTAGTTGTTTGCAGTCATGTCTGATTTTCCCATTAGGAAGATACTAAAGTCAGAGACGACTCTTAGACCAGAGCTTTATAAGATGCCAAAATTGGATTTAACAGGTTGttcatttatacatatttatttagcacctacGATGTGCCCAGCATTGTTCTAGGCACTTGGAGATATAGCAGTGAACCAAACAAAAACCCTACCCTCAGAGAGGGAAACAAGCAAGGAAAATGTTTGCTATATTAAATGGTGACAGGTGCTGAGGATCAGAGCTGCTGTGTTGGTTCTGTGAATATTACTTCCTGGAGTTGTGCAAAACTGTGCGTGAGCTTgtcagaaaaaggagagagggagggagttaGTTGCTGAAGTGGaactattttaagtaaaatagtcagggaaggcctcactGATAAGGTGACATTGGAGCAGAAACTTGGAGACCAGAGGAACAGCTCAGGAGATATCTGGATAAAGAACATTCCAAATAGTTGAGTGAATTCCAAAATTCTTCCAGAATCACTTCTCCCCAAATACACAATTATAATTTGGTATTCTTGGGTGCTGTATTATAATGTCAACCAACCTGATTTATGGCAGTTGTTTTCCTGACCACTCTTTGTTTCCTGGTGATTGCATACCATAGGAGTCAGCACAACTTTGATCACTGGAAAATTCAACAGGGTTTCCACCCCGCCCCCACACACCTTCTCCCTTTTAGAGATAATTGCAAATCATCATAAACAGGCTGATAAGAAGACCTGAACTTTtaagtctgatttttttaaaaactatatatcaataaatatagAATAAGAATTGATGGTCAGTATAATGAACAGGTTCAGAGAGGCACTCAATATTTTGGTAGGACATAGGGCTAGGAAAGCTAACAGACAAGTGTTGAAAACAAATGTTTGCTTGCTGATATACAGATACCTAGGAAATTAAGTTATCTCAAACGCCTATTACTTACAAAATCTGAGATTATAGTACAGACACTTGTTATCATTTAGAGCCCCTGGTCTTTTGTATATGTGACTGAAGAGAAAAGCAAGAATGCATTGACGTCATCATAGTCACTCAAACATCATGGAACATTTAACTTATTTCAGGGTGCTGGCAAGTATCTGACCTATTCTTGCATTACAGAAAGCCCCTggtgttaaaatataaaaataagtatttctctGGTTTCACTTTCCTTAACAAAGATGGATGAAAAGGTACTTTCTCAAATATGTTTCACCATGAATTCTACCCCACCCCTGTTCCCCAGCCTAAGAAGTGAGAAAGTCTCCTTCCATTTTGAAACGCTGTAGTTATCTAGTCTAAGTTATCTTCCTTTTGCTGCATAAAAATGGAATAAGTACTTCTGGAATGTTAACGTTgggtccatatcactatcagatATGATTCTCTCCCACTCTTGAGAGTCTAAGCAAAGCTAAAAAGGAGGCAGAAATCTCTCGGTTTAAGAATCCCTGTCAAAGCTCCCAGTTAAAAATAACCAGGTAATTCTGGCCACTTGATTAAAAATGGTGGGATAAGATTgtgggggaaagaggaagggaatgaatgaaaaaaagaaaaggaactataCTTTGAAAAGCAGTGGTGATATTATGTGAGGTTTTATGCAGATCTAGAAATTTTATCCAAAG
This window contains:
- the BTG1 gene encoding protein BTG1, with the translated sequence MHPFYTRAATMIGEIAAAVSFISKFLRTKGLTSERQLQTFSQSLQELLAEHYKHHWFPEKPCKGSGYRCIRINHKMDPLIGQAAQRIGLSSQELFRLLPSELTLWVDPYEVSYRIGEDGSICVLYEASPAGGSTQNNTNVQVVDSRISCKEELLLGRTSPSKNYNMMTVSG